In the Cylindrospermopsis raciborskii Cr2010 genome, AAACTGTTATCCCACCCAAAGCATCAATTAGTTTACCTACTCCTAAAACATTAATTCGGATATAACGATCAATAGCTACTCCACCTAAAAGATTACTAACGGTTTTAGCTGTTAATGCAGGTCCACCGTTCACATTAGCCGAGTTAATCTTCTTTGTGCCAACCCCTTCAATTTCGGCGCGGGTATCCCTTGGAATAGAAAGCATGACAATTTTTTTGGTCTGGGGGTCAAATTTGAGCAGGAGCATCACATCTGAAAGACCGTCAAAAGAGTTAAGTTGGGGTAAATAACCCAAATTCTTGGTGTGGTCAGGTGGGTTTTGTATGTCGGGGGGTAGTACGCTCATACCCATGACCAAAATATTCACAGGGCGAGTTAACTGAGAAAATTGCCAACCATTACCAGAAATGGGATTTCTGGCAAAAACCGAAGCCTGCTCTGGGGTGAGGTTGGCTTGCTGTAAGGGGGTGCTATCAGAAACAGCTAATAGGGCTCCAGCTAACCCCGATAGCACTGCAATTCCCCCCATTCCTATCACAAATAATAACCAGCGCCCGGATTTTGACCTCCTGGGTTTTTTATTTCTGGATTTACTTCTGACTGGTTTGTTACCCGCTGCTGATGTTCTTTGACTACTCACAGATTTCCTCACACTCATGGATAAAACAATGTACCTTTTTTCTTTATGTTATTAAATATATTAACTTCTACTTGATATGACCCCCGGTCTAAAGACACGGGGACTTACCACAAACCCAAAACAGGCCGTCTTGATTACTAAAAAGAACTTTCATGCCATTCTCCGGATTTATGAGCAATCCGGAAAGGTTGATGGTGGCCCCACAGTAATCAATGCAATTTGATTATATTGACGAGAGTATAACCTATTAAGTTTCTTAATAAATCCAATCTTTAGATGGACGTAGGTTGGGTTGAAGTATGAAACCCAACGCCACGGGTCTCCTTACTCGACCCATCCTACAAATAATTGTGCCTCCCTACTTACTTTAGGTAAATTCTTAGTTTCTTAGTTAGATATAGCTTTATTTAGGCTATACAAGGGGTTAATAGGTAAAAGCGAGGGGTTGGCAGTTGAACCACCTGGAATTGTCAAGGATACGGCAAATCGACTATGATAGTTACTTACCACCATAAGTGGGTGAGTGGAATTAAATATAAGATGAACGTAGGACGGGTTGAAGTATGAAACCCAACGCCCGCATGGGTTTCGTTCCTCAACCCATCCTAGAAATAATTTTGCCTCCCCACTTATTTTTGAATAATGGTTTTTAAGTCATAGGTTTTTCCTAATCTGTAACTTGTCTCCGGTCATCTTCATTTTTACCCCAATCAACCCAAAATGCACACGAGAAAGCTACTAGAATGGTGGCAAAGATTTACACCATTGTCCCGTATCGGGGCGATCGCTCTATTTGCTCCCCTATTGGTGATCAATGGTTGGGCTTTGTCCTCAATTTTCAATTATTTCCATTCATTGATAGTAATTTTGGTAGGAGCTTCAGTCCTGGCATTTTTGCTTAACTATCCACTTATCTGGATGGAAAAACAGGGTGCTAAAAGGGAACAAGTGGCCATACTAGTATTTTTGATAGCCTTATCAATTCTCCTAGCATTGGGTGTGACCCTATTTCCCTTAGCTTTGACCCAGGCTAGACAATTAGTAAACCGCTTACCAGAATGGATAGATTCCGGGCGATCGCAATTAATGATCTTAAATGAGAAAGCGGAGATGATGGGTTTACCAATCAATCTTGATGCCATTGTGGTGCAAATTAATGATCGTGTCAAGAGTCAACTACAGGCAATTACCGCTCAGGTTTTAAACTTAGCTGTGGTGACTGTGACCAGTCTATTAGACTTTCTGCTAACTATGGTTTTAACCTTTTATCTGTTGCAACATGGGGGTGAACTTTGGCAAAGCTTAGTAGAATGGTTACCGAGTAAATTTCGGGAACCATTTTCTCGAACAGTCCGATTGAGCTTCCAGAACTTTTTCATCACCCAACTGATTTTATCCACATGTATGGCCTCAGCCCTAATTCCCTCATTTTTG is a window encoding:
- a CDS encoding AI-2E family transporter — encoded protein: MHTRKLLEWWQRFTPLSRIGAIALFAPLLVINGWALSSIFNYFHSLIVILVGASVLAFLLNYPLIWMEKQGAKREQVAILVFLIALSILLALGVTLFPLALTQARQLVNRLPEWIDSGRSQLMILNEKAEMMGLPINLDAIVVQINDRVKSQLQAITAQVLNLAVVTVTSLLDFLLTMVLTFYLLQHGGELWQSLVEWLPSKFREPFSRTVRLSFQNFFITQLILSTCMASALIPSFLWLKVPYGLLFGLTIGIMALIPFGGSVGIAITTLLVSLQDISMGVRVLAAAVIVQQILENILAPRILGNFTGLNPVWVLISVLTGARVGGLLGVIVAVPFAVVIKTIIGVIRSPMVIDQTNQQLDETGEQGLAPVENNLPMTSLVNHPHIQPKN